In Paralichthys olivaceus isolate ysfri-2021 chromosome 1, ASM2471397v2, whole genome shotgun sequence, the following are encoded in one genomic region:
- the cenpf gene encoding centromere protein F, with protein MSWAVEEWKDGLPGKALQKIQEMEVQLDKLKKERSQKQFQLDSLEAALQKQKQKVDSERTEASALKRENQGLVESCDSLEKARQKVLHDFGIKEQQVSYLEGQLSSCRKTIDRLEQELKKYKNELDRSQPAGSSSMSSSFSELQPYTTPQKSFSTPAPAPAYRQQDNRLEELQEKYNQEVEERKRLETELKVMQVKLLNHSSVGVSHKDIAARQTGSSIFPWQQQGQAQGRQSQDPMETPLKRRATSLWDAHEETPIKSSQRMSSSIAVQSPSRSSQQMEQLKTLNQELRGRVSELERNLSNQEKEIRSQASKLQELQTQLNQARKDLTERDRDLSKTSHELSQATDRQQQLEAKCCSVEQKLKQVTEEMSCQRHNAESCKRALEQKLKDQERDSQKELVQLQNSHKALDQQLNQTRTKLTQEIQQSKKDYNILQADKEKTCLQKSQMEKEVEEQKQKLLRSEQSLQAIQTKEQDLRKKMEELQREKNSLTVQLDQSSRRLSQLEEEKKSGDQSLTRTKGQLDDLKVKSEGQIEELKRLQTKLEQQTQASACELEHSKKTLSDAETKNERLQNELQKQKQEVEKLTNRVTAVEKESQDLKSNLSVSQSECKEAKQEHQALLEWKKEKEALINETEAVQKELNDKMNNLEKSLSSLKEANDELKNQHMSAEGDKAGLSAHIDSLKGELLNKSTDLEQREHENEELKSQLCEAGQKHAKDLENVRVQVAQLEAQVQDLELRLKKEMTRAEQAERRNTELQDEHQAACDLVHSKDQLVELRQAEINQLRESLEQSTAQQEEQNLRWAEEKEAMLRQCEESVSAKAEETEQIKLQLEEAQQELLLIKSQVSSMEQFLKAQEQLGAELHKQIKVLSEYEEEHKKMLDKKSEDLKLLEEELKDQQGQAEEKEKQLREAEAQISSVEKQKAELENAAVAMKKEAEILQHVQTEKINHLLEQISSLEEKVAANTDATEKLPVLKNELDVINQSHANLEKSLEALEKNHSATIVIKTNLENTLAEKSKLVSALEKEVEDLTEKMSKESESHVSEIENFLTKEKSLKEQLKTSKQSVNTAKTELSSCRVEIKTMKTTLSAASRGLEDRDDTIKSLKEKLNKAEAERLKSSDLLKEKMDAMNKIKVQLEMLQMDLEDNETTMNTFDSQVEGLKGTIEALEAQLAQNQTQMTDMEDRLEDSKAQVSVLESRLEEVQSQNSLLETQYVTAKEELLERSCEITRLEEDFVKRNQMEESVAALETKLSQITEENIRIETTLRQINEDKEKNLNQFLQEKNNLEAELKQLTDDKKQIENEIVQLTAEKKQLKSSLDKLSEENKQLQSNVEQLTEDKQQTEAKIDRVAAEKLEAESTVGRVTEEKAQLYVALSLMNEEKTKLESELSELNAEKNALVFNLTQVVEEKLQLETSYKQLTEENIQQQSSVTEEKLQLKENTERRENEMASLREEYECIQYSLQASEEEQQRLKEQLQMRDMKTEEENRERSLQFEAEQAKLHEKLVALQEELTVFRQQYESLLEQVGQQHSLIQQLSGAQTPEENINHIESEETETCDSPEEAAGQILDSSTNTESPKVKEQQNSMVFDLEELFHESDNSFCETKLAFKEDVTEQELIQEQMQASVADEEEMRADEEEQPLDQVPGDSSHPRDVIDNEPEVCEISRPMSISKELSSCDSSQGQDDILLHKEVISKQENELQTLRSECDLLSSELTLRKELTSELEVQVQNLERKVVAAEEEAHGAAHKLNAALEEKKDLAERLAQLSEERETLTLQLQTSKCQLADVIEMLEGLEMAKGGWDEKFLQQESELKRVRSEKANLEKHILGMESELETLQEERTRLKDEMETQRRTCSGMEQQIETLLTETSQLRSELVSCSEERDELNQSLGQWREKVHSLEKTNCDTRHLISILEDDIRAGRKEFEALQGNTEKLKTERQQLLENIKAQEQAISQQSGEREELIDHLNQIKEDHTSANQSTESMVSKIQALEGEVSRITQSLESSLLEKGEIASRLNSTQNEVQQMRTGIEKLQVRIESDERKKKKMGELLKAAQRKSDSLQDRIDALEREKEDLEQSLEEAFLQTETTKAELEEERREVEEEKRKLSEKLSDLSTMLESLKSEKEQLERELETKNREIEELKAAKVELERGLEKAEEDRKQEEERRKCMVELEKGMREEADRQIRKVEDLQAQLESSRQREISLEQKSAETEGEKDRVQFLLVEMEKERNCLQSTLEDWQDEGERLRSQRDEWQKERENLSTCIETLEGEIKEFKLVIKAKEEEMAILEKEREEEADQRQASVKSISSVMAEKEQIEGEKGRLVEEKEKLQSTLLTVEEERDTLRCSLASAEEEKERLEQEKEMITDEREKLQSRLSSIENEKLCLQQTLSPLKQEKERIEEEKQKLDVEKQELQSSLTLIEVEKEKLCSALSALEEEKQKAERERQKLAEEQESLQSAAASMEKELETHNLSIVQFNEQVSELTSRAARLSKERDSAQSKMNLWMKNCKQLEKEKQMMLNSSGEVKSCEEGQPGINPLKIESQDKTKEVEELKAALNGKKRELEERVKELEEIKTELDEVKTLLEEKSTEADESMDKYCTLMVEVHKLEETNNALTTRLQQTTASQRANEAKAHSSTAGSTRCRRSGRKSSSKHEEEKMHGDIENTVPSTPQRSPQGSLSGKRGHCDTNDKDSAKEALHNLTKKIKANAVATPKSGSEQEDEFRPEGLPELVQRGFADIPLGEKSPFIMRRTAVSRCSPRLLARQTGPVSAPDGKSPSADSANRKCLSPSGKEKPARSSLSLLKSPEQKEKPQTQQADNCHVQ; from the exons gctgcagccttACACTACTCCCCAGAAAAGTTTCTCTACCCCCGCTCCTGCCCCAGCTTACAGACAGCAGG ATAATAGACTGGAGGAGCTTCAAGAGAAATACAACCAGGAGGtagaagaaaggaaaagactGGAGACTGAACTCAAAGTCATGCAGGTCAAA TTGTTGAATCATTCTTCAGTCGGCGTAAGTCACAAGGACATTGCTGCCCGCCAAACTGGATCTTCCATATTCCCATGGCAACAGCAAGGTCAGGCCCAAGGCCGACAGTCTCAGGATCCAATGGAAACGCCTCTGAAGAGGCGAGCTACATCTCTGTGGGACGCCCATGAGGAGACACCTATCAAATCCAGCCAGAGAATGAGCTCTTCCATAGCAGTGCAGAGTCCCAGTCGATCCTCACAACAAATGGAGCAGCTGAAGACGCTTAACCAAG AGCTGCGTGGTCGTGTGTCAGAGCTGGAGAGGAATCTGTCCAATCAGGAGAAGGAAATTCGTAGCCAGGCCTCCAAACTGCAGGAACTACAAACTCAACTGAACCAGGCACGCAAAGACCTGACTGAGCGGGACAGAGACCTGTCCAAGACTAGTCATGAGCTGAGTCAggccacagacagacaacagCAGCTGGAGGCCAAG TGTTGCTCAGTTGAGCAGAAGCTGAAACAAGTCACAGAGGAGATGAGCTGTCAGAGGCACAACGCTGAAAGCTGCAAACGTGCCCTGGAGCAGAAACTCAAGGACCAAGAACGAGACAGTCAGAAG GAGCTTGTCCAGCTCCAGAATTCCCACAAGGCTTTGGATCAGCAGCTGAACCAGACCAGAACCAAGCTCACACAAGAGATCCAACAGTCCAAAAAAGACTACAACATACTGCAGGCTGACAAGGAGAAG ACGTGCCTCCAGAAGAGTCagatggagaaggaggtggaggagcagaaacagaaactgcTGCGGTCAGAGCAGAGCCTCCAGGCCATCCAGACCAAAGAACAGGACCTCCGCAAGAAAATGGAG gagctgcagagagagaagaacagtTTGACTGTCCAGTTGGACCAAAGCAGCAGGCGTCTGTCTCagctggaggaagagaagaagagtggaGACCAGAGCCTCACACGCACCAAGGGACAACTAGATGACCTCAAAG TGAAATCAGAAGGACAGATAGAAGAGCTGAAGAGACTTCAGACAAAACTGGAGCAGCAGACTCAGGCTTCAGCCTGTGAGCTGGAACACTCGAAGAAGACTCTGTCTGATGCAGAAACCAAAAATGAAAG ACTTCAGAATGaactgcagaaacagaaacaggaggTGGAGAAACTGACCAACAGGGTGACAGCCGTGGAGAAGGAGAGCCAAGACCTCAAATCCAATCTCTCTGTGAGTCAGAGTGAGTGTAAGGAGGCGAAACAAGAACATCAAGCTCTGCTGGagtggaagaaggagaaggaggccTTGATTAATGAAACTGAAGCTGTGCAAAAGGAACTCAATGACAAAATGAACAACTTGGAGAAGAGTCTCAGTTCACTGAAGGAGGCTAATGATGAACTTAAG AATCAGCACATGAGTGCTGAGGGCGATAAGGCCGGGTTGTCTGCTCACATCGATTCCCTGAAGGGCGAACTCCTCAACAAGAGCACAGATCTGGAGCAGAGAGAGCATGAGAACGAGGAGCTGAAGTCTCAACTCTGTGAAGCTGGACAGAAACACGCCAAAGATCTGGAGAATGTTCGTGTGCAAGTGGCACAACTCGAAGCTCAG GTCCAAGATCTGGAGTTGCGGTTGAAAAAGGAAATGACCCGAGCAGAACAAGCTGAGAGGAggaacacagagctgcaggatgagCATCAGGCAGCCTGTGACCTGGTCCACTCCAAAGACCAGCTGGTCGAGCTGCGCCAGGCTGAGATCAACCAGCTGAGAGAAAGTCTCGAACAGTCCACTGCACAGCAAGAGGAGCAAAACCTCAG ATGGGCAGAAGAGAAGGAAGCGATGCTGAGGCAGTGTGAGGAGAGTGTTTCAGCAAAGGCTGAAGAGACAGAGCAGATCAAGCTTCAGTTGGAGGAAGCTCAGCAAGAGCTGCTGCTCATCAAAAGCCAG GTCAGTTCCATGGAACAGTTCCTGAAGGCACAGGAGCAACTGGGAGCTGAGCTGCATAAACAAATTAAGGTACTGTCAGAATACGAAGAGGAGCACAAAAAGATGCTGGATAAAAAATCTGAAGATCTCAAACTGTTGGAAGAGGAGCTAAAGGACCAGCAGGGCCAggcagaagagaaggagaagcagctcagagaggcTGAAGCTCAGATTTCGTCTGTGGAGAAACAAAAGGCTGAGCTGGAGAATGCAGCAGTAGCgatgaaaaaagaagcagag ATCCTCCAGCATGTTCAGACGGAGAAGATCAACCATCTTCTGGAGCAGATATCTTCCTTAGAAGAAAAGGTAGCTGCGAACACAGATGCAACAGAGAAGCTTCCAGTCTTGAAGAACGAACTAGACGTGATCAACCAATCCCACGCTAACCTTGAAAAGTCTCTAGAAGCTCTTGAGAAGAATCACTCAGCCACAATTGTAATCAAGACCAACCTAGAGAACACTCTGGCTGAGAAAAGTAAGCTGGTGTCTGCTCTGGAGAAAGAGGTAGAAGATCTGACCGAGAAGATGAgtaaagagtcagagagtcatgTTTCAGAGATTGAAAATTTCCTCACTAAAGAGAAGAGCTTGAAAGAGCAGCTCAAAACATCAAAGCAATCAGTAAATACTGCTAAAACAGAATTGAGTTCATGTCGAGTGGAGATAAAGACCATGAAGACGACTCTGTCTGCTGCTTCACGTGGCTTAGAAGACAGAGACGACACAATAAAGagtctgaaagagaagctgaatAAAGCAGAGGCAGAGCGGCTCAAATCCTCAGATCTGCTGAAGGAGAAGATGGACGCCATGAACAAAATCAAG GTACAGCTGGAGATGCTGCAAATGGACCTGGAGGACAACGAGACAACCATGAACACTTTTGACAGTCAGGTGGAGGGGCTAAAGGGTACGATAGAGGCACTGGAGGCGCAGCTGGCTCAGAACCAGACACAGATGACTGACATGGAGGACAGGCTAGAGGACAGCAAAGCCCAG gtCTCTGTCCTGGAATCCCGTCTAGAGGAGGTCCAATCCCAGAACTCTCTGCTGGAGACACAGTATGTCACAGCTAAGGAGGAGCTATTGGAGAGGAGCTGTGAAATAACTCGTCTGGAGGAGGACTTTGTCAAGCGAAACCAGATGGAGGAGAGTGTGGCTGCATTAGAGACTAAACTCAGTCAGATCACAGAGGAAAATATCCGGATAGAGACGACTCTAAGGCAGATAAACGAAGACAAAGAGAAGAATCTCAACCAGTTTCTTCAGGAGAAAAACAATCTTGAAGCTGAACTGAAACAGTTGACAGATGACAAAAagcaaattgaaaatgaaatagtaCAACTAACTGCAGAGAAGAAACAACTCAAATCAAGTTTAGACAAACTATCTGAAGAGAACAAGCAACTACAGTCAAATGTTGAGCAGTTAACAGAAGACAAGCAGCAAACAGAAGCAAAGATCGATAGAGTAGCTGCTGAGAAGCTTGAAGCTGAATCAACTGTTGGTCGAGTCACTGAGGAGAAAGCACAGTTATATGTTGCTCTCAGTCTGATGAATGAGGAGAAAACCAAACTTGAGTCTGAACTCAGTGAATTAAATGCAGAGAAAAATGCTTTGGTTTTCAACTTGACTCAAGTCGTTGAGGAGAAGCTTCAGCTGGAAACGAGCTATAAACAGCTGACTGAAGAGAACATCCAGCAACAGTCGAGTGTAACCGAAGAGAAGCTGCAGTTAAAGGAAAACACTGAGAGGCGTGAGAACGAGATGGCTTCACTTAGAGAGGAATACGAGTGCATCCAGTACTCGCTGCAGGcctcagaggaggagcagcagaggctgaAGGAGCAGCTCCAGATGAGGGACATGAAgactgaggaggagaacagagaaag GAGCCTCCAGTTTGAGGCAGAGCAGGCCAAACTGCATGAGAAGCTGGTGGCTTTACAGGAGGAGCTGACTGTGTTCAGACAACAGTACGAGTCACTGCTGGAGCAGGTGGGACAGCAACACAGCCTCATACAGCAACTCTCAGGAGCACAGACACCAGAAGAGAACATTAACCACATCGAGTCTGAGGAGACAGAAACTTGTG ATTCCCCCGAGGAAGCAGCAGGACAGATTCTGGATTCTAGTACAAATACAGAGTCTCCAAAAGTAAAGGAGCAGCAGAACTCAATGGTGTTTGACCTGGAGGAACTTTTCCACGAGTCTGACAATTCTTTCTG TGAGACAAAGTTGGCCTTCAAGGAGGACGTTACTGAGCAAGAGCTGATTCAGGAACAGATGCAGGCAAGTGTGgctgatgaagaggaaatgagGGCCGATGAGGAGGAGCAGCCCTTAGATCAG GTTCCTGGTGACAGCAGTCATCCCAGAGATGTTATTGACAATGAACCTGAAGTTTGTGAAATTTCTCGACCCATGTCCATCTCGAAAGAATTGAGCTCCTGTG ACTCGTCCCAGGGACAAGATGACATCCTCCTGCATAAGGAAGTGAtctcaaaacaagaaaatgagcTCCAGACCTTGCGCTCAGAGTGTGACCTCCTGAGCTCCGAACTGACACTGAGAAAGGAGCTGACATCTGAACTGGAAGTCCAAGTCCAAAACTTGGAAAGGAaagttgttgcagcagaggaggaggcgcATGGTGCGGCACATAAACTGAATGCTGCtttggaggagaagaaagatcTTGCAGAACGG CTGGCTCAActgtcagaggagagagagacattgacTCTACAGCTACAAACATCTAAATGCCAGCTGGCTGATGTTATAGAGATGCTGGAAGGACTGGAAATGGCCAAAG GTGGATGGGATGAGAAGTTCCTTCAGCAGGAGAGCGAGTTAAAGAGGGTTCGCTCTGAGAAAGCAAACCTGGAGAAGCACATCCTGGGCATGGAGTCTGAGCTGGAgaccctgcaggaggagaggaccAGACTGAAGGATGAgatggagacacagaggaggacgtGTTCAGGCATGGAGCAGCAGATAGAAACACTCTTGACAGAG ACAAGCCAACTGAGATCCGAGCTTGTGTCCTGCTCTGAGGAGCGAGATGAGCTGAACCAGTCTTTGGGGCAATGGAGAGAAAAGGTTCACAGTCTCGAGAAGACGAACTGTGACACCAGGCATTTAATTTCCATCCTGGAGGATGACATCAGAGCAGGAAGGAAGGAGTTCGAAGCTCTGCAAGGCAACACGGAGAAACTGAAGACAGAGAGGCAACAG CTGTTGGAGAATATTAAGGCGCAGGAGCAGGCGATCTCTCAACAGAGTGGCGAAAGGGAGGAGCTTATCGACCATCTTAACCAGATCAAGGAAGACCACACCTCTGCCAATCAAAGCACTGAGTCCATGGTCAGCAAGatacag GCTTTAGAGGGAGAAGTCAGTCGTATTACACAGTCTCTAGAGTCGTCTCTGCTGGAGAAGGGAGAGATTGCCTCTCGTTTGAACTCCACACAAAATGAGGTCCAGCAGATGAGGACTGGCATTGAAAAGCTTCAGGTCCGCATTGAGTCAgacgagagaaagaaaaagaagatgggAGAGCTGCTCAAAG CTGCCCAGAGGAAGTCAGACTCACTGCAGGATCGCATTGATGCTCTTGAACGAGAGAAGGAAGATTTAGAGCAAAGTCTGGAGGAAGCATTTCTACAG ACTGAGACAACCAAAGCTGagctggaagaggagagaagagag gtggaggaggagaagagaaagctCAGCGAGAAACTATCGGATCTCTCAACCATGCTGGAAAGCCTTAAATCCGAGAAAGAACAATTGGAGAGAGagctggaaacaaaaaacagagaaatagaGGAGCTGAAGGCAGCTAAGGTAGAGCTCGAAAGAGGATTGGAGAAGGCAGAAGAAGATagaaaacaggaagaggagagacgGAAATGCATGGTAGAGCTGGAGAAAGGGATGAGAGAGGAAGCAGATAGGCAAATCAGAAAAGTAGAAGACCTCCAAGCGCAGCTGGAATCCTCTCGGCAGAGAGAGATCTCACTTGAACAAAAGAGTGCAGAGACAGAGGGTGAGAAAGATAGGGTGCAGTTTCTGTTGgtagagatggagaaagagagaaattgcCTACAGAGTACTTTGGAGGACTGGCAAGATGAAGGAGAGAGACTCCGCTCCCAGCGAGATGAgtggcagaaagagagagagaacctgaGCACCTGTATTGAGACCTTGGAAGGAGAAATTAAGGAGTTCAAACTGGTAATAAAAgccaaagaagaagagatggcAATTCTGGAAAaggaaagggaggaggaagcTGATCAGAGACAAGCTTCAGTAAAATCCATCTCATCTGTTATGGCAGAGAAAGAACAGATAGAAGGAGAAAAGGGACGATTGgtagaggaaaaagaaaaactgcagtcTACCTTATTAACagtggaagaagagagagatacCCTGCGTTGCTCTCTGGCatctgcagaagaagagaaagaaagactaGAGCAAGAGAAGGAGATGATcactgatgagagagagaagcttCAATCTCGACTTTCTTCAATAGAAAATGAGAAACTCTGCTTGCAACAGACTCTGTCTCCACTCAAGCAAGAGAAGGAAAGaatagaggaggagaaacagaagttAGATGTCGAAAAACAAGAATTGCAGTCATCCCTTACTTTGATTGAAGTAGAGAAGGAGAAGCTGTGCTCAGCTCTTTCTGCGCTGgaagaagagaagcagaaagcagaaagagagagacagaaacttgCAGAAGAACAAGAGAGCcttcagtctgctgctgcctccatgGAAAAAGAGCTGGAAACACACAACTTGTCCATTGTACAGTTCAATGAGCAG GTGTCGGAGCTAACATCCCGGGCTGCGCGTTTGTCCAAAGAGAGAGACTCTGCTCAGAGCAAGATGAATCTTTGGATGAAAAACTGCAAACAGCTGGAGAAGGAAAAGCAAATGATGTTAAACAGCTCAG GAGAGGTCAAGAGCTGTGAGGAGGGGCAGCCAGGGATTAACCCGCTGAAGATCGAGTCACAGGACAAAACAAAGGAGGTGGAAGAACTTAAAGCTGCCCTCAATGGAAAGAAGAGAGAATTAGAAGAGAGGGttaaagagctggaggagatcaaGACTGAGCTGGATGAGGTGAAGACactcctggaggagaagagcacTGAGGCTGATGAGAGCATGGATAAATACTGCACTCTGATGGTCGAGGTCCACAAACTGGAAGAGACCAACAATGCACTGACGACACGGCTCCAACAGACTACTGCCAGCCAACGTGCTAATGAAGCCAAGGCCCACTCGAGCACTGCTGGTAGTACTCGCTGCCGGCGCTCAGGAAGGAAGTCTTCCTCCAAACACGAGGAAGAAAAGATGCACGGAGACATTGAGAACACAGTTCCTTCGACGCCTCAGAGGTCTCCTCAGGGGTCACTGTCAGGGAAGCGGGGTCACTGTGACACCAACGATAAAGACAGCGCCAAGGAGGCCCTGCACAACCTGACAAAGAAGATCAAGGCCAACGCAGTGGCCACACCCAAATCAGGAAGTGAGCAGGAGGATGAGTTCAGGCCTGAGGGACTTCCTGAGCTGGTGCAGAGAG GCTTTGCTGATATTCCTCTGGGAGAGAAGAGTCCATTCATCATGAGGAGAACCGCAGTGAGCCGCTGTAGCCCACGGCTGCTCGCCAGACAGACCGGTCCTGTATCTGCACCTGACGGCAAG AGTCCGTCTGCAGACAGCGCCAACAGGAAGTGTCTTTCCCCGAGCGGCAAAGAGAAACCAGCGCGTAGCTCACTGAGCTTACTGAAGAGCCCAGAGCAGAAAGAGAAACCACAAACGCAACAGGCAGATAACTGTCATGTTCAGTAG